Proteins co-encoded in one Opitutus terrae PB90-1 genomic window:
- a CDS encoding bifunctional UDP-3-O-[3-hydroxymyristoyl] N-acetylglucosamine deacetylase/3-hydroxyacyl-ACP dehydratase: MKQRTLAREVSIKGSALHTGDPVTLTMKPAPVDHGIVFKRTDLHGSPELRPRVDQVTDLVRATTIQSGHAKIHTVEHVLSALHGCGIDNVLLEMDASEPPIMDGSARPFVNLILQAEPVEQDKDREYFELDAPVSVTRGNSSIIALPSDVLKISCTSADDRGIHTQHLSLTIDPEVYQTQVAAARTFTIYEDIEELLKLGKIRGGSLDCAVVIRGDKIISKEPLRFKDEFVRHKILDIIGDVMLLGLPLKAHIVATRPGHAINAELTKAIYQKLLERKQGGTKKKEKPVAPTMLLTDETSLDIRRILDTVPHRYPFIMVDRVLEIKGPDELVALKNVTINEPYFQGHFPGNPVMPGVLQIEAMAQAAGILMLRKISSEGKTALFMSCDKVKFRRAVRPGDQLLIQVKMTKSRGNRIGVAEGQCSVNGQVVSSAELMFTVIDETDVE, translated from the coding sequence ATGAAACAACGCACCCTCGCGCGTGAGGTCTCGATCAAGGGCAGCGCGCTGCACACCGGGGATCCGGTTACGCTGACGATGAAGCCGGCGCCGGTGGACCACGGCATTGTGTTCAAGCGCACGGATCTGCATGGCAGTCCAGAGCTTCGGCCGCGGGTCGACCAAGTCACGGATCTGGTGCGCGCCACGACCATCCAGTCGGGTCACGCCAAGATCCACACGGTGGAGCACGTGCTGAGCGCGCTGCATGGTTGTGGCATCGACAACGTGCTGCTGGAGATGGACGCGTCGGAGCCGCCGATCATGGACGGATCGGCGCGGCCGTTCGTGAACCTGATCCTGCAAGCCGAGCCGGTGGAGCAGGACAAGGATCGCGAGTATTTCGAGCTCGATGCGCCCGTGTCGGTGACGCGCGGCAATTCCTCGATCATCGCGCTGCCGAGCGACGTGCTGAAAATCTCGTGCACCTCGGCCGACGACCGCGGCATCCACACGCAGCATCTGTCGCTGACGATCGATCCGGAGGTTTACCAGACGCAGGTCGCCGCGGCGCGGACGTTCACGATCTACGAGGACATCGAGGAACTGCTGAAGCTGGGCAAGATTCGCGGCGGTTCGCTCGATTGCGCGGTGGTGATCCGGGGCGACAAGATCATCTCGAAGGAGCCGCTGCGGTTCAAAGACGAGTTCGTGCGGCACAAGATCCTGGACATCATCGGCGACGTGATGCTGCTCGGCCTGCCGTTGAAGGCGCACATCGTGGCGACGCGGCCGGGCCATGCGATCAACGCGGAGCTGACCAAGGCCATTTACCAAAAGCTGCTGGAGCGAAAGCAGGGCGGCACGAAGAAAAAGGAAAAGCCGGTGGCGCCGACGATGCTGCTGACCGACGAGACCTCGCTCGATATCCGCCGGATCCTCGACACGGTCCCGCATCGTTACCCGTTCATCATGGTCGATCGGGTGCTCGAGATCAAAGGCCCGGACGAACTGGTGGCGCTGAAGAACGTCACGATCAATGAGCCGTATTTCCAGGGGCATTTCCCGGGCAATCCGGTGATGCCGGGGGTGCTGCAGATCGAGGCGATGGCGCAGGCGGCGGGCATCCTGATGCTCCGCAAAATTTCCTCGGAAGGGAAGACGGCGCTCTTCATGAGCTGCGACAAGGTGAAGTTCCGCCGCGCGGTGCGGCCGGGCGACCAGCTCTTGATCCAGGTGAAAATGACGAAGAGCCGCGGCAACCGGATCGGCGTCGCAGAAGGCCAGTGCAGCGTGAACGGCCAGGTCGTTTCCTCGGCCGAGCTCATGTTCACGGTGATCGACGAAACGGACGTGGAGTGA
- the lpxA gene encoding acyl-ACP--UDP-N-acetylglucosamine O-acyltransferase codes for MSSKIHPTAIIEPGAQLGSDVEIGAYAFVGTGTTLGDGTRLHHHASVEGNTVLGKACEVYPYACIGGKTQDLKYKGGNPGLRIGDRNVFREYVTVHAATKDGENTIIGNGNNLLALSHVAHDCVLGDGIVMSNNAGLAGHVTVENHVVIGANAGVHQFCRLGAFVMLSAYAKLVQDVPPFFIADGAPATVRTFNKVGLERNGFTPEQIERVKTIFRMLYRGGLNRTQALEQLAAHEQAASAEFQRVLEFAKKSERGMAAGGR; via the coding sequence ATGTCTTCCAAGATTCATCCGACGGCGATTATTGAACCGGGCGCCCAGCTGGGCAGCGACGTGGAGATCGGCGCCTATGCGTTCGTCGGCACCGGCACGACGTTGGGCGACGGCACCCGGCTGCATCACCACGCGAGCGTCGAAGGCAACACCGTGCTGGGCAAGGCGTGCGAGGTTTATCCGTATGCCTGCATTGGCGGCAAGACGCAGGATCTGAAATACAAGGGCGGGAACCCCGGGCTGCGGATCGGCGATCGCAATGTCTTTCGCGAGTACGTGACCGTGCACGCGGCGACGAAGGACGGCGAAAACACGATCATCGGCAATGGCAACAATCTGCTCGCGCTGTCCCATGTGGCGCACGATTGCGTGCTCGGCGACGGGATCGTGATGAGCAACAATGCCGGGCTGGCCGGGCACGTCACGGTCGAGAATCACGTGGTGATCGGCGCGAACGCGGGGGTGCATCAATTCTGCCGGCTCGGCGCCTTCGTGATGTTGTCGGCGTATGCGAAGCTCGTGCAGGACGTGCCGCCATTCTTCATCGCTGACGGCGCACCGGCGACGGTACGGACGTTCAACAAGGTCGGGCTGGAGCGCAACGGCTTCACGCCCGAGCAGATCGAGCGCGTGAAAACCATCTTCCGCATGCTGTATCGCGGCGGGCTCAACCGCACGCAGGCGCTGGAACAGCTCGCGGCGCACGAACAGGCGGCGAGTGCGGAATTTCAGCGCGTGCTCGAGTTCGCCAAGAAGAGCGAACGCGGGATGGCGGCGGGCGGACGATAG
- the hisI gene encoding phosphoribosyl-AMP cyclohydrolase, with translation MSTPAFPARTTTADIELGTTLQPKFGPDGLIPCITQDVHTGEVLMFAFMNAESLAHTLRTKKATYWSRSRNKLWMKGEESGNVQHVHELRTDCDQDVVLIKVEQTGAANASCHNGYKSCFYRKLASLDASSLQLQFTAERLFDPATVYKKK, from the coding sequence ATGAGCACACCCGCGTTTCCCGCCCGCACCACCACCGCCGACATCGAGCTCGGCACCACGCTCCAGCCCAAGTTTGGCCCGGACGGGCTCATCCCGTGCATCACCCAGGACGTCCACACCGGCGAAGTGCTGATGTTTGCGTTCATGAACGCCGAATCGCTCGCCCACACGCTGCGCACGAAAAAAGCCACCTACTGGAGCCGCTCCCGCAACAAACTCTGGATGAAGGGCGAGGAGTCGGGCAACGTGCAGCACGTGCATGAGCTTCGCACGGATTGCGATCAGGATGTCGTGCTCATCAAGGTCGAGCAGACCGGTGCCGCCAACGCCTCCTGCCACAACGGCTACAAATCCTGTTTCTATCGCAAGCTCGCGAGCCTCGACGCTTCGTCGCTGCAGTTGCAGTTCACCGCCGAGCGGCTCTTCGATCCCGCGACCGTTTACAAGAAAAAGTAA
- a CDS encoding gamma-butyrobetaine hydroxylase-like domain-containing protein, protein MHTPTNIQLIGSEVAIAWDDGAETYYAFDQLRAASPSAETQGERDVLGNQYGGDGPRRFPGVQVVGWERIGNYAIRFDFSDGHRTGLYSYDYLRELAQR, encoded by the coding sequence ATGCACACTCCCACCAATATCCAACTCATCGGCTCCGAAGTCGCCATCGCTTGGGACGACGGCGCCGAGACCTATTATGCTTTCGACCAGCTGCGGGCGGCCTCGCCGAGCGCGGAGACGCAGGGCGAACGCGACGTGCTCGGCAACCAGTACGGGGGCGACGGCCCGCGCCGCTTCCCCGGAGTGCAGGTCGTCGGCTGGGAGCGAATCGGCAACTATGCCATTCGCTTTGATTTCAGCGACGGGCACCGCACCGGGCTCTACAGCTACGACTATCTGCGCGAACTCGCGCAGCGGTGA
- a CDS encoding NAD(P)/FAD-dependent oxidoreductase → MDASEKPRTLPHIVVVGAGFGGLTFCRKFPEDAARITVIDRQNHHLFQPLLYQVATAGLSAVDIAQPIRAILRRKKNLEVMMAEVTGFDLAARKVIHDRGETSYDYLVLAMGGRTSYFGHDDWERFAPGLKSLDDALEIRRRVLMSFECAETESDPQKRRELMTLIVVGGGPTGVELAGTFAELARTVLVRDFDRIDPSKARVLLIEGAPRVLAHFPPDLSASAQRQLERLGVEVRVGKHVKAIRHHEVEMPDGEIIRGIVIWAAGVSASPLTQQLGVETDRAGRIKVLPDLSLPGHPEVFVLGDLVTLTDPKGQVVPGVSPAAMQMGEHAVKLLAEEIRGRTSTTNAAAGRAPFVYWDKGSMATIGRSKAVAEIGRLHFSGYPAWMAWLFVHLIFLVGFRSKFSVFVQWVYSYLTYKRGARIITGATGTPPAGSA, encoded by the coding sequence ATGGACGCTTCAGAAAAGCCGCGGACGCTGCCGCACATCGTCGTCGTGGGCGCGGGGTTTGGGGGGCTGACCTTCTGCCGGAAGTTCCCCGAGGACGCAGCGCGAATCACGGTGATCGACCGGCAAAATCATCATTTATTCCAGCCGCTGCTGTACCAGGTGGCGACGGCCGGATTGTCGGCGGTCGACATCGCGCAGCCAATCCGGGCGATCCTGCGGCGAAAAAAGAACCTCGAGGTGATGATGGCGGAGGTCACCGGATTCGATCTGGCAGCGCGGAAAGTGATCCATGACCGCGGCGAGACGAGCTACGACTACCTGGTGCTCGCGATGGGCGGACGGACGAGCTATTTTGGCCACGACGATTGGGAGCGGTTTGCCCCCGGGCTGAAGTCGCTCGACGACGCGCTCGAAATCCGCCGGCGCGTGCTGATGTCGTTCGAATGCGCCGAGACCGAATCCGACCCGCAGAAGCGGCGCGAACTCATGACGCTGATCGTGGTGGGCGGCGGGCCCACGGGCGTGGAACTGGCCGGGACCTTTGCGGAGCTCGCGCGCACCGTGCTGGTGCGCGATTTCGATCGCATCGATCCGTCCAAGGCGCGGGTGCTCCTGATCGAAGGCGCGCCGCGCGTGCTGGCGCATTTCCCGCCCGATTTGTCGGCAAGTGCGCAGCGGCAGCTGGAGCGGCTTGGAGTCGAGGTGCGGGTGGGGAAGCACGTCAAAGCGATCCGCCACCACGAGGTCGAGATGCCGGATGGCGAGATCATCCGCGGCATCGTGATCTGGGCGGCCGGAGTGTCCGCTTCGCCGCTCACGCAGCAACTCGGGGTGGAGACGGATCGCGCGGGCCGGATCAAGGTGCTGCCGGACTTGAGCCTGCCGGGGCATCCGGAAGTCTTCGTGCTCGGCGACCTCGTGACCCTGACGGACCCGAAAGGGCAGGTGGTGCCGGGCGTTTCGCCGGCCGCGATGCAGATGGGAGAGCACGCGGTGAAACTGCTGGCGGAGGAGATCCGCGGACGTACCTCGACGACGAATGCCGCGGCCGGACGTGCGCCGTTCGTGTATTGGGATAAGGGCTCGATGGCGACGATCGGCCGCTCGAAGGCGGTGGCGGAGATCGGCCGGCTGCACTTCAGTGGTTATCCCGCGTGGATGGCGTGGCTGTTTGTCCACCTCATCTTTCTGGTCGGGTTTCGGAGCAAATTCTCGGTCTTCGTGCAGTGGGTCTATTCCTACCTGACCTACAAACGGGGAGCGCGGATCATCACCGGCGCAACGGGAACGCCACCGGCGGGCTCGGCCTGA
- a CDS encoding cytochrome c3 family protein produces the protein MRWTKNTLLFGGIAAWGLLLISCVTVNRTLVAPPQIPGAKVVGSEACAECHQNITSGFHDATHAKLMAQGENAKAMGCEACHGPGSEHVKAGGGAGTIINPEKNPETCFQCHLDKRGEFSLPNAHPVMAGKMTCSDCHNPHEGDAVMGGGTNLMGANESCLKCHEAQRGPFVFEHEALRESCTSCHNPHGSVNAKMLNARNQSLCMQCHTQQQTAAGQLMIGGRDHAAFVTRGTCWTAGCHEAVHGSHVNSSLRF, from the coding sequence TTGCGTTGGACTAAAAACACCCTGCTCTTCGGCGGCATCGCCGCGTGGGGTCTGCTTCTCATATCCTGCGTGACGGTCAATCGCACGCTGGTCGCACCGCCGCAAATACCCGGCGCCAAGGTCGTAGGCAGTGAAGCCTGCGCCGAGTGTCACCAGAACATCACCTCCGGCTTCCACGATGCCACGCACGCCAAACTGATGGCGCAGGGCGAGAACGCCAAGGCGATGGGCTGCGAAGCCTGCCACGGCCCAGGCAGTGAACACGTCAAGGCCGGCGGCGGCGCCGGTACCATCATCAATCCGGAAAAGAACCCGGAGACCTGCTTCCAGTGCCACCTCGACAAGCGCGGTGAGTTCAGCCTCCCGAACGCCCACCCGGTGATGGCGGGCAAGATGACCTGCTCCGACTGCCACAACCCGCACGAAGGCGACGCGGTCATGGGCGGCGGCACCAATCTGATGGGTGCCAATGAAAGCTGCCTAAAGTGCCACGAGGCGCAACGCGGGCCGTTCGTCTTCGAGCACGAGGCCCTCCGTGAGAGCTGCACGAGCTGCCACAACCCGCACGGCTCGGTGAACGCCAAGATGCTCAACGCCCGCAACCAGTCGCTCTGTATGCAGTGCCATACGCAGCAGCAGACTGCGGCCGGCCAGCTGATGATCGGCGGCCGTGACCACGCCGCCTTCGTCACCCGCGGCACGTGCTGGACCGCCGGCTGCCACGAGGCCGTCCACGGCTCGCACGTCAACTCGTCGCTCCGCTTCTAG
- a CDS encoding NapC/NirT family cytochrome c yields the protein MSTPSSPASPLKPRSAFNNWISAIGAVLSLGALFSFAFLVWMDFSQGEKNPYLGILTYIVAPMFLMAGLALLFGGAWLQRRYAIKHAQNRPDRWQVDFSNRRQRRIALGFGFGGILFLVLSAFGSYQTYHYSESTQFCGQVCHEAMNPEFVTYQRGEHARVDCVECHIGSGAEWFIKAKINGTHQLIAYALDNYNRPIATPLHNLRPAQDICEKCHWPEKFHGNIEINFDHFLSNKKNTPYTARMLMHVNASRPGGPAGGIHWHVNENEKVEYYAADAKRQEIPWMRVTNVKTGASRIYRTDEFTGEPPVDQIRVMDCMDCHNRPAHMFPTANEAVERALLTGTLSTALPNIKRDAVNAMTQEDITTSAGAPEKIAAFLTKKYAGHPDLPGAIAAVQSLYATTIFPERKADWRVYPNNIGHKDWPGCFRCHDDKHKTASGQTVSASDCTSCHTIIAQGKGEELALLSAKGLEFEHPGGEYDAELTCADCHNGGVQK from the coding sequence ATGTCCACCCCGTCGTCGCCCGCCTCGCCGCTGAAACCGCGCTCCGCCTTCAACAACTGGATCAGCGCCATCGGCGCGGTGTTGTCACTCGGCGCGCTCTTCTCGTTCGCCTTCCTGGTCTGGATGGATTTCTCGCAGGGCGAGAAGAATCCCTATCTCGGGATTCTCACCTACATCGTCGCGCCGATGTTCCTGATGGCCGGGCTGGCGTTGCTCTTCGGGGGCGCCTGGCTGCAGCGCCGCTACGCGATCAAACACGCGCAGAACCGGCCGGACCGCTGGCAGGTGGACTTCAGCAACCGCCGGCAGCGCCGGATCGCGCTCGGCTTCGGGTTCGGCGGCATCCTGTTCCTCGTGCTCAGTGCGTTTGGCAGCTATCAGACGTATCATTATTCTGAGTCCACGCAGTTTTGCGGCCAGGTCTGCCACGAGGCGATGAATCCGGAATTCGTCACCTACCAGCGCGGCGAACACGCCCGCGTCGACTGCGTCGAGTGCCACATCGGGTCCGGGGCCGAGTGGTTCATCAAGGCCAAGATCAACGGCACGCACCAGCTCATCGCGTACGCGCTGGACAATTACAACCGGCCGATCGCGACTCCGCTGCACAATCTGCGCCCCGCCCAGGACATCTGCGAAAAGTGCCACTGGCCGGAAAAATTCCACGGCAACATCGAAATCAATTTCGACCATTTCCTCTCGAACAAGAAGAACACGCCCTACACCGCGCGCATGCTGATGCACGTGAACGCCAGCCGGCCCGGCGGTCCCGCGGGCGGCATTCACTGGCACGTCAACGAAAACGAAAAGGTCGAATACTACGCGGCCGACGCCAAGCGGCAGGAGATTCCCTGGATGCGCGTCACCAACGTGAAGACCGGCGCCAGCCGCATCTACCGCACCGATGAATTCACCGGCGAGCCGCCCGTGGACCAGATCCGCGTCATGGACTGCATGGATTGCCACAACCGCCCCGCGCACATGTTCCCGACGGCCAACGAAGCCGTGGAGCGCGCGCTGCTCACCGGCACGCTCAGCACCGCCTTGCCAAACATCAAGCGCGACGCAGTCAACGCGATGACCCAGGAAGACATCACCACCTCCGCCGGGGCGCCCGAAAAAATCGCGGCGTTCCTGACGAAGAAATATGCCGGACATCCGGACCTTCCCGGCGCCATCGCCGCAGTTCAGTCGCTCTATGCGACGACGATTTTCCCGGAGCGCAAAGCCGACTGGCGCGTCTATCCGAACAATATTGGTCACAAAGACTGGCCGGGCTGCTTCCGCTGTCATGACGACAAGCACAAGACGGCGTCGGGCCAGACGGTCAGCGCGAGCGACTGCACGTCGTGCCACACCATCATCGCGCAAGGCAAGGGCGAGGAGCTCGCCCTGCTCAGCGCGAAGGGTCTCGAGTTCGAGCACCCCGGTGGCGAATACGACGCCGAGTTGACCTGTGCCGACTGCCACAACGGCGGAGTACAAAAATAA
- a CDS encoding c-type cytochrome, which produces MKNCTKLALATVSFLVGAAISQAAPAAENWENHCQKCHGATGKADTKTGKKLKIRDYSDAAVQGQLKDDEMLKAIADGVKNDAGKEVMKGYKDELSQEEMSDLVTFIRKLKA; this is translated from the coding sequence ATGAAAAACTGCACCAAACTCGCGCTCGCGACCGTCAGCTTTCTGGTCGGCGCAGCGATTAGCCAGGCGGCTCCGGCTGCCGAAAACTGGGAAAACCACTGCCAGAAGTGCCACGGCGCGACCGGCAAGGCGGACACCAAGACCGGCAAGAAACTGAAGATCCGCGACTACTCGGATGCGGCCGTGCAGGGGCAGCTCAAGGACGACGAGATGCTCAAGGCGATTGCCGACGGCGTGAAGAACGATGCCGGCAAGGAAGTGATGAAGGGCTACAAGGACGAGCTCTCGCAAGAGGAGATGAGCGACCTGGTCACCTTCATTCGCAAGCTGAAGGCCTGA
- a CDS encoding cytochrome c biogenesis protein ResB: MATFLRELRDIVVSLKLTVVLIALSIVLVLAATLDQVNIGIWAVQEKYFHTFAVFWQVGDVSLAVFPGGYTLGGLLLVNLAAAHLYRFKFTWRKAGMHFVHGGLILLLLGELFTGLWQDEYQMRLDEGETKNYSESFRSVEVAITDVTSPDFDEVVAIPEPVLADEQTVQHPKLPFRVAVKAFFPNSSLEMRSATSTEPSQASTGAGTQLVAKPLPITYKQDERNVPSAFIELIGPDGSLGTWLVSVLLVEPQRFEFGGRSWRIALRFARHYRPFSLTLLKFSHDRYAGTEIPKNFSSRVRLNTPDGQDDREVLIYMNNPLRYAGLTFYQAGFDNNDRTSVLQVVRNPSWQLPYIACAIMTFGLLLQFGLHLGGFIRHRRQPAAATP, from the coding sequence ATGGCCACGTTCCTCCGCGAACTCCGCGACATTGTCGTTTCGCTTAAGCTCACCGTCGTCCTGATCGCCCTGTCGATCGTGCTCGTGCTCGCCGCGACGCTCGACCAGGTGAACATTGGCATCTGGGCGGTGCAGGAGAAATACTTCCACACGTTCGCCGTGTTCTGGCAGGTCGGCGACGTGTCGCTCGCCGTCTTCCCCGGCGGCTACACGCTGGGCGGGCTGCTCCTGGTGAACCTGGCGGCAGCGCACCTTTACCGGTTCAAGTTCACCTGGCGGAAGGCCGGCATGCATTTCGTGCACGGCGGGTTGATCCTCCTGCTGCTGGGTGAACTCTTCACCGGGCTGTGGCAGGACGAATACCAGATGCGGCTCGATGAGGGCGAAACGAAGAACTATTCGGAGAGCTTCCGCAGCGTCGAGGTGGCAATCACCGACGTGACGAGTCCCGACTTCGACGAGGTGGTGGCCATCCCCGAGCCCGTGCTGGCGGATGAGCAGACGGTGCAGCATCCGAAGCTTCCGTTTCGCGTGGCGGTGAAGGCGTTTTTCCCGAATTCCTCCCTCGAGATGCGCTCGGCGACCTCGACGGAACCGTCCCAGGCGAGCACGGGCGCCGGCACGCAGCTGGTGGCGAAACCGCTTCCGATCACCTACAAACAGGATGAGCGGAACGTGCCGAGTGCGTTCATCGAGCTCATCGGGCCCGACGGTTCGCTCGGCACCTGGCTCGTCTCGGTGCTGCTGGTCGAGCCGCAGCGCTTCGAGTTCGGCGGCCGCAGCTGGCGGATCGCGCTGCGTTTCGCGCGCCACTACCGGCCGTTTTCGCTGACGTTGCTCAAGTTCAGCCACGACCGCTATGCGGGCACCGAGATCCCGAAAAACTTCTCGAGTCGCGTGCGGCTCAACACGCCCGACGGCCAGGACGATCGCGAGGTGTTGATCTATATGAACAACCCGCTGCGCTACGCGGGCCTCACGTTCTACCAGGCTGGTTTCGACAACAACGACCGCACGTCCGTGCTCCAGGTGGTACGCAATCCAAGCTGGCAGCTGCCCTACATTGCCTGCGCCATCATGACCTTCGGCCTGCTCCTCCAATTTGGACTGCATCTGGGTGGGTTCATCCGCCACCGCCGCCAACCCGCCGCCGCCACGCCATGA